The following coding sequences lie in one Colius striatus isolate bColStr4 chromosome 14, bColStr4.1.hap1, whole genome shotgun sequence genomic window:
- the PDCD5 gene encoding programmed cell death protein 5 → MADEELEALRQQRLAELQAKHGDPSSDPSQQEAKQREAEIRNTLLAQVLDQAARARLSNLALVKPDKAKAVENYLIQMARFGQLAGKVSEQGLIEILEKVSQQTEKKTTVKFNRRKVLDSDEEDDE, encoded by the exons ATGGCGGACGAGGAGCTGGAGGCGCTGCGGCAGCAGCGGCTGGCCGAGCTGCAGGCCAAGCACGGG GATCCTTCCAGTGATCCATCACAACAGGAAGCAAAACAGAG GGAAGCAGAGATAAGAAATACTCTTTTAGCTCAAGTTCTTGATCAAGCAGCTCGTGCAAGAT TAAGCAATTTAGCACTTGTGAAACcagacaaagcaaaagcagtagAGAATTATCTTATACAGATGGCAAGATTTGGACAGCTAGCTGGAAAG GTATCAGAACAAGGTTTGATAGAAATACTTGAAAAAGTGAGtcagcaaacagaaaagaaaacaacagtaaaG ttcaaCAGAAGGAAAGTACTGGATTCTGATGAAGAGGATGATGAGTAA
- the ANKRD27 gene encoding ankyrin repeat domain-containing protein 27 isoform X2: MAVYDEDILRNPFYLAIQKRRPDLCSKVAELHGIVLVPCKGSLSSNSLSMCQFESYVLKPLEENFQTLNGKEIFIQGNVVILGTGFNYHLSVPVLFEETFYNEKEESFSILCIAHPLEKTETSSESTASSNSYSLKNIEDVREFLGRHCERFDKYISSFYRTFKEHERKSLRHYIDSVNALYTKCLQLVLRDSHLKILAKQEEQMNLIKQAVEMYIHHAIYDLVFKYVGTIEASEDAAFNKITRSLQDLQQKDIGVKPEFSFNIPRAKRELGQLNKCTSPQQKLLCLRKVVQIIMQSPSQRVNVETMCADDLLSVLLYLLVKTEIPNWMANLSYIKNFRLCSSVKDELGYCLTSIEAAIEYIRQGNLSDRSTESERLCDKLLLRQRMNLLSQMSATPIDCLFKHIASGNQEEVERLLSQGDSDKDTVQKMCHPLCYCDKCEKLVSGKRNDPSIITPFSRDDRGYTPLHIAAICGQTSLVDLLVAKGAVVNATDYHGSTPLHLACQKGYQNVTLLLLHYKASTDIQDNNGNTPLHLACTYGQEDCVKALVYYDVHSCRLDIGNEKGDTPLHIAARWGYQGIIEVLLQNGANPEIQNRMKETSLQCALNSKILSLMESNCLTFERAQCASESPLRSPQCSTETFSRGSSVSSLSSTSTDIRQEEVKSSYKEVEKLLRAIADGDLEMVRYLLEWMEEDLEDEDDTVSTSKPEFCHPLCQCSKCGPAQKKFSRISANGLGVNVSNQDGFTPLHMAALHGHSELVSLLLKHGASISAKNAEHAVPLHLACQKGHFQVVKCLMDYNAKQNKKDIYGNTPLIYACLSGQYEITALLLQHGASVNISNAKGNTALHEAVIGRNETLVDLLLQNGAMTHIRNDRNYTPADCAEPNSNVIKLLETAPSYAPASVEGEKDCEQHATIKIRKKEHLRRTITRDKSVPNFDSQLLHQLAIKSFDKTKLKSVERLDHSKIKIIDTGCGGELVKHDDTIEVPPKSKLMHRRHTVNVPLSAENASDNSLSSPRNPNVSPSRDCCDDLLSKH; the protein is encoded by the exons ATGGCTGTGTATGATGAAGATATCTTGAGAAATCCCTTTTATTTGGCCATTCAAAAGCGGCGTCCTGATCTGTGCAGCAAAGTTGCAGAACTCCATGGTATT GTATTAGTTCCCTGCAAAGGAAGCCTTTCAAGCAACAGTCTTTCGATGTGCCAATTTGAATCTTATGTTCTGAAGCCACTAGAAGAAAATTTTCAGACCTTAAATGGAAag gagATCTTCATACAAGGAAACGTCGTCATTTTAGGAACTGGTTTTAATTATCATCTCTCAGTACCTGTTCTTTTTGAGGAAACATTTtacaatgaaaaagaagaaagctttAGTATATTATGCATAGCTCATCcattggaaaaaacagaaacttCAA GTGAATCTACAGCTTCATCAAACTCCTATTCTCTTAAAAATATTGAAGATGTTAGAGAATTCTTGGGAAGACATTGTGAGAGATTTGATAAATACATAAGTTCTTTCTATAGAACATTTAAAGAACATGAAAGGAAAAGCCTACGCCACTACATA GATTCTGTCAATGCACTCTATACCAAATGTCTCCAGCTTGTTTTGAGAGATTCGCACCTG AAGATACTTGCAAAGCAAGAAGAGCAGATGAATCTGATCAAACAGGCAGTTGAA atGTATATCCACCATGCTATTTATGATCTAGTCTTTAAATATGTGGGGACTATTGAGGCAAGTGAG GatgctgcttttaataaaatcaCAAGAAGCCTTCAAGACCTGCAGCAAAAAGACATTGGAGTTAAGCCTGAGTTCAG TTTTAATATACCACGTGCAAAGCGAGAACTGGGTCAGTTGAACAAATGTACTTCCCCTCAACAGAAGCTACTTTGTCTACGAAAAGTGGTACAAATTATTATGCAATCTCCTAGCCAAAGAG TTAATGTGGAAACAATGTGTGCAGATGATCTTCTCTCTGTTTTGCTGTATTTACTTGTAAAAACAGAAATCCCAAACTG GATGGCCAACTTGAGTTACATAAAGAACTTCAGGCTTTGCAGTTCAGTAAAGGATGAGTTGGGATACTGTCTAACCTCCATTGAGGCTGCAATAGAGTACATACGACAAGGGAACCTCTCTGATAGATCAACA gaatCTGAAAGACTATGTGACAAGCTGCTTTTAAGACAAAGGATGAACTTATTGTCCCAGATGTCTGCTACTCCAATAGACTGCTTATTTAAG CACATTGCTTCAGGAAATCAGGAGGAAGTGGAGCGATTACTAAGTCAAGGTGACAGTGATAAGGACACTGTACAGAAAATGTGTCATCCGCTCTGTTACTGTGACAAATGTGAGAAGCTGGTTTCTGG GAAACGGAATGATCCTTCCATTATCACTCCATTTTCCCGAGATGACCGGGGATATACGCCGCTTCATATAGCTGCTATTTGTG GGCAAACATCGTTGGTGGATTTACTAGTAGCCAAAGGAGCTGTTGTCAATGCTACTGATTACCATGGTTCAACTCCACTTCACCTTGCCTGTCAGAAGGGATATCAAAATGTTACA cttcTCTTATTGCACTATAAGGCAAGTACTGATATTCAGGACAATAATGGAAATACTCCACTTCATTTAGCGTGCACTTACGGTCAAGAGGAT tgTGTCAAAGCTTTAGTCTACTATGATGTGCATTCCTGTAGACTAGATATTGGTAACGAAAAGGGAGATACTCCTCTTCATATAGCTGCTCGCTGGGGCTATCAAGGGATCATAGAAGTGCTTTTGCAAAATGGGGCAAATCCAGAAATTCAAAACCGGATGAAAGAGACGTCCCTACAGTGTGCATTAAATTCCAAG ATTTTGTCATTGATGGAGTCAAACTGTCTAACATTTGAAAGAGCACAGTGTGCTTCTGAG TCACCGCTTAGGTCTCCTCAGTGCTCAACAGAAACTTTCAGCAGAGGATCATCTGTCTCAAGCCTATCATCGACATCAACTGATATAAGGCAAGAAGAAGTAAAGAGTAGTTATAAAGAG GTGGAAAAACTCCTAAGAGCAATTGCAGATGGAGATCTGGAAATG GTACGTTATCTCTTGGAATGGATGGAAGAAGACTTAGAAGATGAGGACGACACAGTCAGTACATCAAAACCAGAGTTCTGCCATCCATTATGCCAGTGCTCAAAATGTGGGCCAGCACAAAAG AAATTTTCAAGGATCTCTGCTAATGGACTTGGAGTAAATGTGTCAAATCAAGATGGTTTTACACCATTGCATATGGCTGCACTGCATGGACACTCTGAGCTTGTTTCTCTCTTGTTGAAACATGGAGCCAGTATCAGTGCCAAGAATGCAGAACATGCAGTTCCTCTTCATCTCGCCTGCCAGAAAGGTCACTTCCAG GTGGTAAAGTGTCTGATGGATTACAACgctaaacaaaataaaaaggataTATATGGAAATACTCCTTTAATTTATGCATGCTTGAGTGGCCAGTATGAGATTACTGCCTTGTTGTTACAG CATGGAGCTTCTGTTAACATTTCTAATGCCAAAGGAAACACAGCACTGCACGAGGCCGTGATAGGGAGGAATGAAACCCTGGTGGACTTGCTCCTTCAGAATGGTGCAATGACACACATACGCAATGACAGGAACTATACCCCTGCAGACTGCGCGGAGCCG aattcAAATGTCATTAAGTTGCTGGAAACAGCACCAAGCTATGCACCTGCATCAGTAGAAGGAGAAAAGGATTGTGAACAGCATGCTACTAtcaagataagaaaaaaag AACATTTACGGAGAACAATAACAAGAGATAAAAGTGTCCCTAATTTTGACTCTCAGTTACTGCATCAG TTAGCTATTAAAAGCTTTGATAAAACCAAGTTAAAATCCGTTGAAAGGCTGGACCACAGCAAAATTAAGATTATTGACACAGGATGCGGTGGTGAGTTGGTGAAACATGATGACACAATAGAAGTTCCTCCCAAGAGTAAATTAATGCACCGAAGACACACTGTTAATGTGCCACTTTCAGCAGAGAATGCCAGTGACAACAGTTTATCCAGCCCTAGAAATCCAAATGTTTCACCATCAAGAGACTGCTGTGATGACCTACTTTCAAAACATTGA
- the ANKRD27 gene encoding ankyrin repeat domain-containing protein 27 isoform X3, with amino-acid sequence MAVYDEDILRNPFYLAIQKRRPDLCSKVAELHGIVLVPCKGSLSSNSLSMCQFESYVLKPLEENFQTLNGKEIFIQGNVVILGTGFNYHLSVPVLFEETFYNEKEESFSILCIAHPLEKTETSSESTASSNSYSLKNIEDVREFLGRHCERFDKYISSFYRTFKEHERKSLRHYIDSVNALYTKCLQLVLRDSHLKILAKQEEQMNLIKQAVEMYIHHAIYDLVFKYVGTIEASEDAAFNKITRSLQDLQQKDIGVKPEFSFNIPRAKRELGQLNKCTSPQQKLLCLRKVVQIIMQSPSQRVNVETMCADDLLSVLLYLLVKTEIPNWMANLSYIKNFRLCSSVKDELGYCLTSIEAAIEYIRQGNLSDRSTESERLCDKLLLRQRMNLLSQMSATPIDCLFKHIASGNQEEVERLLSQGDSDKDTVQKMCHPLCYCDKCEKLVSGKRNDPSIITPFSRDDRGYTPLHIAAICGQTSLVDLLVAKGAVVNATDYHGSTPLHLACQKGYQNVTLLLLHYKASTDIQDNNGNTPLHLACTYGQEDCVKALVYYDVHSCRLDIGNEKGDTPLHIAARWGYQGIIEVLLQNGANPEIQNRMKETSLQCALNSKILSLMESNCLTFERAQCASESPLRSPQCSTETFSRGSSVSSLSSTSTDIRQEEVKSSYKEVEKLLRAIADGDLEMVRYLLEWMEEDLEDEDDTVSTSKPEFCHPLCQCSKCGPAQKKFSRISANGLGVNVSNQDGFTPLHMAALHGHSELVSLLLKHGASISAKNAEHAVPLHLACQKGHFQVVKCLMDYNAKQNKKDIYGNTPLIYACLSGQYEITALLLQHGASVNISNAKGNTALHEAVIGRNETLVDLLLQNGAMTHIRNDRNYTPADCAEPNSNVIKLLETAPSYAPASVEGEKDCEQHATIKIRKKEQNIYGEQ; translated from the exons ATGGCTGTGTATGATGAAGATATCTTGAGAAATCCCTTTTATTTGGCCATTCAAAAGCGGCGTCCTGATCTGTGCAGCAAAGTTGCAGAACTCCATGGTATT GTATTAGTTCCCTGCAAAGGAAGCCTTTCAAGCAACAGTCTTTCGATGTGCCAATTTGAATCTTATGTTCTGAAGCCACTAGAAGAAAATTTTCAGACCTTAAATGGAAag gagATCTTCATACAAGGAAACGTCGTCATTTTAGGAACTGGTTTTAATTATCATCTCTCAGTACCTGTTCTTTTTGAGGAAACATTTtacaatgaaaaagaagaaagctttAGTATATTATGCATAGCTCATCcattggaaaaaacagaaacttCAA GTGAATCTACAGCTTCATCAAACTCCTATTCTCTTAAAAATATTGAAGATGTTAGAGAATTCTTGGGAAGACATTGTGAGAGATTTGATAAATACATAAGTTCTTTCTATAGAACATTTAAAGAACATGAAAGGAAAAGCCTACGCCACTACATA GATTCTGTCAATGCACTCTATACCAAATGTCTCCAGCTTGTTTTGAGAGATTCGCACCTG AAGATACTTGCAAAGCAAGAAGAGCAGATGAATCTGATCAAACAGGCAGTTGAA atGTATATCCACCATGCTATTTATGATCTAGTCTTTAAATATGTGGGGACTATTGAGGCAAGTGAG GatgctgcttttaataaaatcaCAAGAAGCCTTCAAGACCTGCAGCAAAAAGACATTGGAGTTAAGCCTGAGTTCAG TTTTAATATACCACGTGCAAAGCGAGAACTGGGTCAGTTGAACAAATGTACTTCCCCTCAACAGAAGCTACTTTGTCTACGAAAAGTGGTACAAATTATTATGCAATCTCCTAGCCAAAGAG TTAATGTGGAAACAATGTGTGCAGATGATCTTCTCTCTGTTTTGCTGTATTTACTTGTAAAAACAGAAATCCCAAACTG GATGGCCAACTTGAGTTACATAAAGAACTTCAGGCTTTGCAGTTCAGTAAAGGATGAGTTGGGATACTGTCTAACCTCCATTGAGGCTGCAATAGAGTACATACGACAAGGGAACCTCTCTGATAGATCAACA gaatCTGAAAGACTATGTGACAAGCTGCTTTTAAGACAAAGGATGAACTTATTGTCCCAGATGTCTGCTACTCCAATAGACTGCTTATTTAAG CACATTGCTTCAGGAAATCAGGAGGAAGTGGAGCGATTACTAAGTCAAGGTGACAGTGATAAGGACACTGTACAGAAAATGTGTCATCCGCTCTGTTACTGTGACAAATGTGAGAAGCTGGTTTCTGG GAAACGGAATGATCCTTCCATTATCACTCCATTTTCCCGAGATGACCGGGGATATACGCCGCTTCATATAGCTGCTATTTGTG GGCAAACATCGTTGGTGGATTTACTAGTAGCCAAAGGAGCTGTTGTCAATGCTACTGATTACCATGGTTCAACTCCACTTCACCTTGCCTGTCAGAAGGGATATCAAAATGTTACA cttcTCTTATTGCACTATAAGGCAAGTACTGATATTCAGGACAATAATGGAAATACTCCACTTCATTTAGCGTGCACTTACGGTCAAGAGGAT tgTGTCAAAGCTTTAGTCTACTATGATGTGCATTCCTGTAGACTAGATATTGGTAACGAAAAGGGAGATACTCCTCTTCATATAGCTGCTCGCTGGGGCTATCAAGGGATCATAGAAGTGCTTTTGCAAAATGGGGCAAATCCAGAAATTCAAAACCGGATGAAAGAGACGTCCCTACAGTGTGCATTAAATTCCAAG ATTTTGTCATTGATGGAGTCAAACTGTCTAACATTTGAAAGAGCACAGTGTGCTTCTGAG TCACCGCTTAGGTCTCCTCAGTGCTCAACAGAAACTTTCAGCAGAGGATCATCTGTCTCAAGCCTATCATCGACATCAACTGATATAAGGCAAGAAGAAGTAAAGAGTAGTTATAAAGAG GTGGAAAAACTCCTAAGAGCAATTGCAGATGGAGATCTGGAAATG GTACGTTATCTCTTGGAATGGATGGAAGAAGACTTAGAAGATGAGGACGACACAGTCAGTACATCAAAACCAGAGTTCTGCCATCCATTATGCCAGTGCTCAAAATGTGGGCCAGCACAAAAG AAATTTTCAAGGATCTCTGCTAATGGACTTGGAGTAAATGTGTCAAATCAAGATGGTTTTACACCATTGCATATGGCTGCACTGCATGGACACTCTGAGCTTGTTTCTCTCTTGTTGAAACATGGAGCCAGTATCAGTGCCAAGAATGCAGAACATGCAGTTCCTCTTCATCTCGCCTGCCAGAAAGGTCACTTCCAG GTGGTAAAGTGTCTGATGGATTACAACgctaaacaaaataaaaaggataTATATGGAAATACTCCTTTAATTTATGCATGCTTGAGTGGCCAGTATGAGATTACTGCCTTGTTGTTACAG CATGGAGCTTCTGTTAACATTTCTAATGCCAAAGGAAACACAGCACTGCACGAGGCCGTGATAGGGAGGAATGAAACCCTGGTGGACTTGCTCCTTCAGAATGGTGCAATGACACACATACGCAATGACAGGAACTATACCCCTGCAGACTGCGCGGAGCCG aattcAAATGTCATTAAGTTGCTGGAAACAGCACCAAGCTATGCACCTGCATCAGTAGAAGGAGAAAAGGATTGTGAACAGCATGCTACTAtcaagataagaaaaaaag agcAGAACATTTACGGAGAACAATAA
- the RGS9BP gene encoding regulator of G-protein signaling 9-binding protein: protein MVKEECKALLDALNKVTACYRHMVLTIGGTSDSQNLREELKKTRQKAQELAVANRNKLTTVLKDKTVSKEDKAEFERLWVIFSTCLEILEIDMRRALELGHEFPLNVPKKHLIQTGMSGGTSGVAARAMSVQNMKYEAEHNIDVVDLKDLENEINQVGEMMYEMEMKVNVPQWTVEAKQDPGAELKSTISVGASSIGMISVEENKSFCDINKVLAGIIFSAVLIIAIVLAVCVVKLS, encoded by the coding sequence ATGGTGAAGGAGGAGTGCAAAGCACTGCTGGACGCGCTCAACAAGGTGACCGCCTGCTACCGGCACATGGTGCTGACCATCGGCGGCACCTCGGACTCCCAGAACCTACGGGAGGAGCTCAAGAAAACGCGGCAAAAAGCCCAGGAGCTAGCGGTGGCCAACAGGAACAAGCTCACCACGGTCCTGAAGGACAAAACCGTTAGTAAGGAAGATAAAGCCGAGTTCGAAAGGCTATGGGTGATTTTCTCCACGTGCCTAGAGATCCTGGAGATCGACATGAGGAGAGCCCTGGAGCTGGGCCACGAGTTTCCACTAAATGTCCCCAAAAAGCACCTGATCCAGACAGGAATGAGTGGGGGAACCTCTGGCGTGGCTGCCAGGGCGATGAGCGTCCAAAACATGAAATATGAGGCTGAGCACAACATCGACGTTGTGGATTTGAAAGACCTTGAGAACGAAATCAACCAGGTAGGAGAGATGATGTACGAGATGGAAATGAAGGTCAATGTCCCCCAGTGGACAGTAGAGGCTAAGCAAGACCCAGGGGCTGAACTAAAATCCACCATCAGCGTGGGCGCTTCTTCTATTGGCATGATCTCAGTGGAGGAAAATAAATCCTTCTGCGACATCAACAAGGTTCTAGCTGGGattattttctctgctgtgctcatTATCGCTATTGTCCTGGCAGTGTGTGTGGTGAAACTCTCATAG
- the ANKRD27 gene encoding ankyrin repeat domain-containing protein 27 isoform X1 has protein sequence MAVYDEDILRNPFYLAIQKRRPDLCSKVAELHGIVLVPCKGSLSSNSLSMCQFESYVLKPLEENFQTLNGKEIFIQGNVVILGTGFNYHLSVPVLFEETFYNEKEESFSILCIAHPLEKTETSSESTASSNSYSLKNIEDVREFLGRHCERFDKYISSFYRTFKEHERKSLRHYIDSVNALYTKCLQLVLRDSHLKILAKQEEQMNLIKQAVEMYIHHAIYDLVFKYVGTIEASEDAAFNKITRSLQDLQQKDIGVKPEFSFNIPRAKRELGQLNKCTSPQQKLLCLRKVVQIIMQSPSQRVNVETMCADDLLSVLLYLLVKTEIPNWMANLSYIKNFRLCSSVKDELGYCLTSIEAAIEYIRQGNLSDRSTESERLCDKLLLRQRMNLLSQMSATPIDCLFKHIASGNQEEVERLLSQGDSDKDTVQKMCHPLCYCDKCEKLVSGKRNDPSIITPFSRDDRGYTPLHIAAICGQTSLVDLLVAKGAVVNATDYHGSTPLHLACQKGYQNVTLLLLHYKASTDIQDNNGNTPLHLACTYGQEDCVKALVYYDVHSCRLDIGNEKGDTPLHIAARWGYQGIIEVLLQNGANPEIQNRMKETSLQCALNSKILSLMESNCLTFERAQCASESPLRSPQCSTETFSRGSSVSSLSSTSTDIRQEEVKSSYKEVEKLLRAIADGDLEMVRYLLEWMEEDLEDEDDTVSTSKPEFCHPLCQCSKCGPAQKKFSRISANGLGVNVSNQDGFTPLHMAALHGHSELVSLLLKHGASISAKNAEHAVPLHLACQKGHFQVVKCLMDYNAKQNKKDIYGNTPLIYACLSGQYEITALLLQHGASVNISNAKGNTALHEAVIGRNETLVDLLLQNGAMTHIRNDRNYTPADCAEPNSNVIKLLETAPSYAPASVEGEKDCEQHATIKIRKKVNSKPCEKADDPISRQLQLVQSINRFNKAEHLRRTITRDKSVPNFDSQLLHQLAIKSFDKTKLKSVERLDHSKIKIIDTGCGGELVKHDDTIEVPPKSKLMHRRHTVNVPLSAENASDNSLSSPRNPNVSPSRDCCDDLLSKH, from the exons ATGGCTGTGTATGATGAAGATATCTTGAGAAATCCCTTTTATTTGGCCATTCAAAAGCGGCGTCCTGATCTGTGCAGCAAAGTTGCAGAACTCCATGGTATT GTATTAGTTCCCTGCAAAGGAAGCCTTTCAAGCAACAGTCTTTCGATGTGCCAATTTGAATCTTATGTTCTGAAGCCACTAGAAGAAAATTTTCAGACCTTAAATGGAAag gagATCTTCATACAAGGAAACGTCGTCATTTTAGGAACTGGTTTTAATTATCATCTCTCAGTACCTGTTCTTTTTGAGGAAACATTTtacaatgaaaaagaagaaagctttAGTATATTATGCATAGCTCATCcattggaaaaaacagaaacttCAA GTGAATCTACAGCTTCATCAAACTCCTATTCTCTTAAAAATATTGAAGATGTTAGAGAATTCTTGGGAAGACATTGTGAGAGATTTGATAAATACATAAGTTCTTTCTATAGAACATTTAAAGAACATGAAAGGAAAAGCCTACGCCACTACATA GATTCTGTCAATGCACTCTATACCAAATGTCTCCAGCTTGTTTTGAGAGATTCGCACCTG AAGATACTTGCAAAGCAAGAAGAGCAGATGAATCTGATCAAACAGGCAGTTGAA atGTATATCCACCATGCTATTTATGATCTAGTCTTTAAATATGTGGGGACTATTGAGGCAAGTGAG GatgctgcttttaataaaatcaCAAGAAGCCTTCAAGACCTGCAGCAAAAAGACATTGGAGTTAAGCCTGAGTTCAG TTTTAATATACCACGTGCAAAGCGAGAACTGGGTCAGTTGAACAAATGTACTTCCCCTCAACAGAAGCTACTTTGTCTACGAAAAGTGGTACAAATTATTATGCAATCTCCTAGCCAAAGAG TTAATGTGGAAACAATGTGTGCAGATGATCTTCTCTCTGTTTTGCTGTATTTACTTGTAAAAACAGAAATCCCAAACTG GATGGCCAACTTGAGTTACATAAAGAACTTCAGGCTTTGCAGTTCAGTAAAGGATGAGTTGGGATACTGTCTAACCTCCATTGAGGCTGCAATAGAGTACATACGACAAGGGAACCTCTCTGATAGATCAACA gaatCTGAAAGACTATGTGACAAGCTGCTTTTAAGACAAAGGATGAACTTATTGTCCCAGATGTCTGCTACTCCAATAGACTGCTTATTTAAG CACATTGCTTCAGGAAATCAGGAGGAAGTGGAGCGATTACTAAGTCAAGGTGACAGTGATAAGGACACTGTACAGAAAATGTGTCATCCGCTCTGTTACTGTGACAAATGTGAGAAGCTGGTTTCTGG GAAACGGAATGATCCTTCCATTATCACTCCATTTTCCCGAGATGACCGGGGATATACGCCGCTTCATATAGCTGCTATTTGTG GGCAAACATCGTTGGTGGATTTACTAGTAGCCAAAGGAGCTGTTGTCAATGCTACTGATTACCATGGTTCAACTCCACTTCACCTTGCCTGTCAGAAGGGATATCAAAATGTTACA cttcTCTTATTGCACTATAAGGCAAGTACTGATATTCAGGACAATAATGGAAATACTCCACTTCATTTAGCGTGCACTTACGGTCAAGAGGAT tgTGTCAAAGCTTTAGTCTACTATGATGTGCATTCCTGTAGACTAGATATTGGTAACGAAAAGGGAGATACTCCTCTTCATATAGCTGCTCGCTGGGGCTATCAAGGGATCATAGAAGTGCTTTTGCAAAATGGGGCAAATCCAGAAATTCAAAACCGGATGAAAGAGACGTCCCTACAGTGTGCATTAAATTCCAAG ATTTTGTCATTGATGGAGTCAAACTGTCTAACATTTGAAAGAGCACAGTGTGCTTCTGAG TCACCGCTTAGGTCTCCTCAGTGCTCAACAGAAACTTTCAGCAGAGGATCATCTGTCTCAAGCCTATCATCGACATCAACTGATATAAGGCAAGAAGAAGTAAAGAGTAGTTATAAAGAG GTGGAAAAACTCCTAAGAGCAATTGCAGATGGAGATCTGGAAATG GTACGTTATCTCTTGGAATGGATGGAAGAAGACTTAGAAGATGAGGACGACACAGTCAGTACATCAAAACCAGAGTTCTGCCATCCATTATGCCAGTGCTCAAAATGTGGGCCAGCACAAAAG AAATTTTCAAGGATCTCTGCTAATGGACTTGGAGTAAATGTGTCAAATCAAGATGGTTTTACACCATTGCATATGGCTGCACTGCATGGACACTCTGAGCTTGTTTCTCTCTTGTTGAAACATGGAGCCAGTATCAGTGCCAAGAATGCAGAACATGCAGTTCCTCTTCATCTCGCCTGCCAGAAAGGTCACTTCCAG GTGGTAAAGTGTCTGATGGATTACAACgctaaacaaaataaaaaggataTATATGGAAATACTCCTTTAATTTATGCATGCTTGAGTGGCCAGTATGAGATTACTGCCTTGTTGTTACAG CATGGAGCTTCTGTTAACATTTCTAATGCCAAAGGAAACACAGCACTGCACGAGGCCGTGATAGGGAGGAATGAAACCCTGGTGGACTTGCTCCTTCAGAATGGTGCAATGACACACATACGCAATGACAGGAACTATACCCCTGCAGACTGCGCGGAGCCG aattcAAATGTCATTAAGTTGCTGGAAACAGCACCAAGCTATGCACCTGCATCAGTAGAAGGAGAAAAGGATTGTGAACAGCATGCTACTAtcaagataagaaaaaaag TGAATTCTAAGCCATGTGAGAAAGCCGATGATCCCATAAGCAGACAACTTCAACTGGTCCAATCAATTAACAGATTTAACAA agcAGAACATTTACGGAGAACAATAACAAGAGATAAAAGTGTCCCTAATTTTGACTCTCAGTTACTGCATCAG TTAGCTATTAAAAGCTTTGATAAAACCAAGTTAAAATCCGTTGAAAGGCTGGACCACAGCAAAATTAAGATTATTGACACAGGATGCGGTGGTGAGTTGGTGAAACATGATGACACAATAGAAGTTCCTCCCAAGAGTAAATTAATGCACCGAAGACACACTGTTAATGTGCCACTTTCAGCAGAGAATGCCAGTGACAACAGTTTATCCAGCCCTAGAAATCCAAATGTTTCACCATCAAGAGACTGCTGTGATGACCTACTTTCAAAACATTGA